A single window of Dermacentor albipictus isolate Rhodes 1998 colony chromosome 1, USDA_Dalb.pri_finalv2, whole genome shotgun sequence DNA harbors:
- the LOC135909652 gene encoding uncharacterized protein — MSVDVPPVLKVEAHRKLPSRSSTESAGRLECGRCGSFRHDSNSCRWAKALCYSCGQRGHLAKMCRSRNGNGVPSNRRVHHAKALAVEDAVSEEDNSDSAHIWTLASARKNALQPPIRRTFSWGGVDLSMEVDTGSPVCVISRQLFDKHHKCWPSLKPSHVKLSCYNGRLPVVGELQLCVKYRDISVNCALVVLDCPGPSLCGRDLLMLLEQAGVPVLQVTGEGEATADQVDCHRIHAICDTYQDVFSETLGLIKGPPASLLLKGDAVPKFCREFVLVSDHQPLLGLLRPDRQTPAMAAARIQRWALYLGGYRYKLEYAPGRLLLNADALSRLPLQGSDLVTEPDPEERTPQKTGKSPSEMLLGYQIRSRLDTCFPAATVSNSKKENDEWLPPTDCSVHVRNYGSNGKWIPGRVTATSGGRMITVETPQAIMRRHIDQVRTRTESSPDEPPGTDPGLISRDRTQSAPPLCQEPSASPEDAGESSPQEAFRDLDHQIPVPPLVASGADQVPMQPVRRSTRSRKPVQRF; from the exons ATGTCCGTAGACGTACCGCCTGTGCTTAAAGTGGAAGCGCATCGCAAGCTACCATCGAGATCAAGCACGGAAAGCGCAGGGCGACTGGAGTGCGGAAGGTGTGGCAGTTTTAGACACGACAGCAACAGCTGTCGATGGGCTAAAGCCCTATGTTACTCTTGTGGTCAGAGGGGTCACTTGGCAAAAATGTGTCGCAGCCGCAATGGTAACGGTGTTCCCAGCAATCGGAGAGTTCATCACGCGAAAGCCTTGGCGGTGGAAGACGCCGTTTCAGAAGAGGACAACAGCGATAGTGCGCACATCTGGACGTTGGCGTCAGCACGAAAGAATGCTCTTCAGCCACCAATTAGGCGTACGTTTAGTTGGGGAGGCGTGGATTTATCCATGGAAGTAGATACTGGTTCCCCGGTGTGCGTAATATCGCGACAGCTTTTTGATAAACATCACAAATGCTGGCCAAGCTTGAAGCCTTCACACGTGAAGCTATCCTGCTACAATGGAAGATTACCGGTGGTGGGCGAGCTTCAACTTTGTGTGAAATACCGCGATATTTCCGTTAACTGTGCCCTGGTAGTGCTAGACTGCCCCGGACCAAGCCTGTGCGGCCGGGATCTGCTAATGCTCCTGGAACAAGCGGGCGTTCCGGTACTACAAGTGACGGGTGAAGGCGAGGCCACGGCGGATCAAGTGGACTGTCACAGAATCCATGCCATCTGCGACACATACCAGGACGTTTTCTCAGAAACCTTGGGGTTGATCAAGGGACCACCAGCCAGCCTCCTGCTGAAGGGCGACGCTGTTCCCAAATTCT GTCGAGAGTTCGTCCTCGTTAGCGACCACCAGCCACTTCTAGGACTGCTGAGGCCCGACCGCCAGACGCCTGCCATGGCTGCAGCTCGCATCCAACGCTGGGCCCTCTACCTGGGAGGCTACCGTTACAAGCTCGAATATGCTCCGGGAAGGCTGCTACTGAATGCGGATGCACTGAGCAGACTGCCTCTGCAGGGCTCCGATCTCGTCACGGAACCTGACCCTGAAGA AAGGACTCCCCAGAAAACCGGAAAGTCGCCATCGGAAATGCTGCTGGGGTACCAGATACGATCGCGCCTGGACACCTGCTTCCCTGCGGCGACTGTGTCTAATTCTAAAAAGGAAAACGACGAGTGGTTGCCTCCAACGGACTGTAGTGTACATGTCCGCAACTACGGGTCAAATGGTAAATGGATACCAGGACGGGTAACAGCGACATCGGGAGGACGGATGATCACAGTGGAGACTCCTCAAGCAATCATGCGGCGTCACATCGACCAAGTGCGCACCCGCACTGAATCGTCTCCAGATGAACCACCAGGAACCGACCCAGGCTTGATCAGCAGAGACCGTACTCAGAGCGCACCGCCACTCTGCCAAGAGCCATCCGCGAGCCCCGAAGACGCGGGAGAATCTTCACCCCAAGAAGCGTTTCGAGACCTGGACCACCAGATACCTGTTCCACCACTCGTGGCATCCGGGGCAGACCAAGTACCCATGCAACCTGTTCGACGCTCCACAAGATCCCGCAAACCAGTGCAGCGTTTTTAA